The DNA window CGGCCAGGGAGAACGCGAAGGCACCGGTGAGACCGTAGATTATGCCGACGAAGCTCGCTATGCTCTGCTGCCTCTTCCTCCTCAGACGGACGAGTCTCTCAAAGTTCCTGCTGATGACCAGCCCGACGTAATCGGGTTCCGCACCCATGCGGAGGCTCTCCCTGAATATCTCGGAGAATATTCCAATGAGCCAGCTGCCGGTTCCGGCTATGAAGAAGTCCCACGCCCTGTCTTTGTCGACCCTGATGGCGAGCCTTCTGTAGAGCGCCCTGATGTCCTCAGTAAGGGAACCAAAGTCGTGGGCGCTGAGGTACTTCAGAACCAGGACGAGAGAGGCGCCGCTGGCGGCGAGGGAGGAACCCATGCTCCTTATGAACGCCGGGAAGTTCTCATCCTTCCTGAATATCGACCTCTCCTCCTTGTTCACGACGTGTCCGAGGTAGTACACCGGGGTGAGCGCGAGGGCCACCACGAAGGGCTCCGGAATCTCGTACCTGGACCTCACGACGGTGAAGTAGAGAAGCGTGACGATGACGACGCCGAAGGCGGAGTAGATGGCGGCGTTCTTTATCTTCTTCCTGCGCGGGTCATCCAGGCCCCTGCTGTCCGCCCAGAGGGGATCTTCCGGCATGCGGAACTTCACAACCATCAGAATGCCGACCTCGGCCGCAAGGGTCATGAGCACGGCGTATAGACCCATCTTTCCGATGTCCATTCCGGTGATTATCGGCCCGATTATGACGAACGCGGCTATGAAGACGACCGAGATGATTATCGATTCGTAAATCTCCTTGAAGATGTCGAGGTCGTAGAGGGCACCCTCGTAGAATGTCTGGTAGTCGTCCATGACCGTCTGCTGCTCCTGGAAGAGGTACTCCTTCAAATCAACACCGCTGTCGAGGGAGTAGGCGAGCCTGTCGAGGAAGTCGGCGAACATAACGCTCGGCGTTCTCCTCGCGAGGAATCGGAAGGCCTCGGGGAGGGAGAGGTGGAGCTTGTCGACTATCGTGTAAACCTTCTTCAGCTCACTCGCAATGGCGCCGAGCTTGGGATCCTTCGCGAGGATCCTTACGAGGTCGCTTCGTCCCATCTCACTCGTGGACAGAACGGCGAAGTACGTTATGAAATAGGGCATCTTCGAGTTGATGGAAATCTTTTTTGTGTCCGCCGTTATGTAAGGATAGGCGGCGGCGTAAACCACGAGAACTATGGGAATGGAAAAGAGGAGGATTCTGATACCCAGTGACAACGCCAGAAGATTACCTATAATGCCAGCTATGATAAACAGAACCGCGGAGAGTCCAAGGTAAGGGATGAGCACCTTTCGTAGGTATGTCTTGATGTCTAAATCAGCCTTGGTGAAGATGCTGATTTTCTCGTCCACCAGTCCCATCACCCCCGTTATATCCTGAAGCTCAGCCCCTCAATGCCCCTCTGGTAGAAGGCCTTGATCTCCTTGTAGACGTCCCAGTAGTTGGTTATGCCTAGCTCAACCATCCTCTGAAGTATCCTCGCGCGGAGGAACAGCTCGTTGTAAATCTCCTTGGGATCCTCGTAGCCCGCTATCTCGGCTATCTTCCTCTCCAGGATGTAAGAGTTGTTGAAACCGCGGAATATGTGCTTGTCCGCAACGGGGTCCCACTCAAAGACGTTCCTCGTCGCGACGCCGCCGAGCTCCTCGTAGTAACCCTCAATCTCAACGACGCTGACGGTTCTCCTCAGGAACTTGCCCTTGACGTAGACCGCCTGCTGGAAAACCGCTATGTTGAGGTTGTCTATGAAGGTTATCGGAACGTTTATCGGGTGACCGGTGAAACGCTGTATCATCTTCTTGATGTCGCCCGCGTGGAAGGTGCTCATGACGGGGTGACCCGTCTGCATCGCCTGGAAGGCTATTGATCCCTCGGCACCACGGATCTCACCGACTATGATGTAGTTGGGTCTCGAACGTAGCGCAGCTTTCAGGAGGTCAAAGAGCGTGACCCTGCTCTCCTCAGGGCCCCTCTCACGGGTTATAAGCCTCTGCCAGGTTGGATGCGGTACCTGAACCTCAGGCGTGTCCTCTGCGGTGTAAATCTTCGATCCGGGCTTGATGAATGGGATTATCGAGTTGAGGAGGGTTGTCTTACCAGAAGCCGTCTCACCGCAGACAAAAACACTCATACCGTACTCAAGGGCTACCCACAGGTAAGCGGCCACTTCGGCGCTGAGCGTTCCCCAGGCTATAAGCTGGGTTATGCTTATGGGCGTGGCCGAGAACTTACGAATGGTCGCGCTCGGACCGCGGATAGAAATGTCCGGGGAGTATATTATGTTTATACGGGAGCCGTCGGGTAAAGCCCCATCAACTATTGGGGTCCTGTCGCTGACCGGTCTTCCGATGCGTTCGGCGATGTTCTTAAAGTAGTCAGCCAGCGTGACGTCGTCGCCGAAGGAGATATTGGTCTGCATCATCTCGAATATCTTGTGGACGAGGGATACGTGGTTCGCGCCGATTATGTGGATATCCTCAATGTACGGGTCCCTGGCTATCGGTTCAAGCGGGCCGATGCCTATGATATCACGCTTGATGAGGTAGCGGAACTTCTCCATCTCCTCCTTGGTTATGATGAAGGTCTTCCCCTTACCGAGAACCCCTTTCCTAGATTTTATGAGGGCGAGCACGGCTTCGTCAAAGAGCGCATCGAGGAACCTCTCAAATTCTTCCTGATCCTCAGGAATATCCCTCGCCGGTGCCAGCTCAAGTATCTTATCCCTAATCATGGCGTACTTCTGTTCCTCTTCCCTGGTCTCTATCCTCGGCTCTATGACAATGTACTTTTTCTCCGTTGTTGCGTCACCGTAGATGTGGATGAATATGGGGTCTCCGACGGGGTATAGAATGTTGGGGTACAGTATGTCCTTCATATCCCTGCTCAGCTGTGCGTAAAACTCAGGCATCTTTCCATACTTCTTTCTGAATCTGTCAACGTATTTCCTGAGGTGTGGGTTCCTCGCCATTGCCTCTTCAAGGGTGTCGCTGACCACCTGCGCCATATCACACCACCGCCGCTATCTCCACTATCAGGCCTACCTTCGGCTCAACGCGGAAGGGGATAATCTTCTGGAAAATGCCTTTGGCATTGTTGTACTTGACTATAGTGGCCGAATTCTTCAAATCCCCGCCGAAGACCTTCACATTCAGCCTTATTA is part of the Thermococcus sp. 21S7 genome and encodes:
- the flaJ gene encoding archaellar assembly protein FlaJ; this translates as MVDEKISIFTKADLDIKTYLRKVLIPYLGLSAVLFIIAGIIGNLLALSLGIRILLFSIPIVLVVYAAAYPYITADTKKISINSKMPYFITYFAVLSTSEMGRSDLVRILAKDPKLGAIASELKKVYTIVDKLHLSLPEAFRFLARRTPSVMFADFLDRLAYSLDSGVDLKEYLFQEQQTVMDDYQTFYEGALYDLDIFKEIYESIIISVVFIAAFVIIGPIITGMDIGKMGLYAVLMTLAAEVGILMVVKFRMPEDPLWADSRGLDDPRRKKIKNAAIYSAFGVVIVTLLYFTVVRSRYEIPEPFVVALALTPVYYLGHVVNKEERSIFRKDENFPAFIRSMGSSLAASGASLVLVLKYLSAHDFGSLTEDIRALYRRLAIRVDKDRAWDFFIAGTGSWLIGIFSEIFRESLRMGAEPDYVGLVISRNFERLVRLRRKRQQSIASFVGIIYGLTGAFAFSLAASFQVAVSISAMFSQMEIPSEYIGDIIHVIPPSGMRFLLYIMLVMMVMHSLLSSLVIKLADGGHLLGTARYFVIMLWVFAVGMYLGQTLMEKMMGMGGGTAQIALHLLGVIP
- a CDS encoding type II/IV secretion system ATPase subunit, which gives rise to MAQVVSDTLEEAMARNPHLRKYVDRFRKKYGKMPEFYAQLSRDMKDILYPNILYPVGDPIFIHIYGDATTEKKYIVIEPRIETREEEQKYAMIRDKILELAPARDIPEDQEEFERFLDALFDEAVLALIKSRKGVLGKGKTFIITKEEMEKFRYLIKRDIIGIGPLEPIARDPYIEDIHIIGANHVSLVHKIFEMMQTNISFGDDVTLADYFKNIAERIGRPVSDRTPIVDGALPDGSRINIIYSPDISIRGPSATIRKFSATPISITQLIAWGTLSAEVAAYLWVALEYGMSVFVCGETASGKTTLLNSIIPFIKPGSKIYTAEDTPEVQVPHPTWQRLITRERGPEESRVTLFDLLKAALRSRPNYIIVGEIRGAEGSIAFQAMQTGHPVMSTFHAGDIKKMIQRFTGHPINVPITFIDNLNIAVFQQAVYVKGKFLRRTVSVVEIEGYYEELGGVATRNVFEWDPVADKHIFRGFNNSYILERKIAEIAGYEDPKEIYNELFLRARILQRMVELGITNYWDVYKEIKAFYQRGIEGLSFRI